TACAGCAGTGCTTGAGGTGACAAATAAACACTCAAGACAATTATCTTATAAGTATAAAATAACAAAGCAATCCATTGAAGATACGAACGAGAAAGGAAATCACACGCTATGTATGATTACATCAAGGGAACTCTAGTGAAAATTACTGCCAAGTATATTGTTATAGAAGCAAACGGCCTAGGTTATATTGTCACTGTAGCGAACCCATATAGTTTTTCTGACCAGATGAATCAGACTATCCAAGTCTACCTTCATCAGGTTATTAGGGATGACGCCCACCTTCTTTTTGGTTTCCATACTGAAGATGAAAAAGAGGTCTTCCTTAAGCTTATTTCAGTTTCTGGAATAGGTCCGACGACTGCTCTAGCCATTGTTGCTGTAGATGATAATCAAGGCTTGGTGGCTGCCATTGATAATAGTGACATCAAGTACCTGATGAAGTTTCCAAAGATTGGTAAAAAGACAGCCCAGCAAATGGTTTTGGACTTGGTAGGGAAATTTGCAGAGTTACCAACAGAAACGACCAAGACGACACCAAGTCAACCTGAAGGGAATCATCAGTTGGATGAGGCTATGGAAGCTTTGCTTGCTCTAGGTTATAAAGTTGCAGAACTTAAGAAAATCAAAGCCTTCTTCGAAGGTACTAATGAAACGGCAGAGCAATACATTAAATCAGCTCTTAAGATGTTGATGAAATGAGGTAAGCAATGGTCAATCGATGTCGTTGGGTTCCAACCGACAACAAACTCTATTGTGATTATCATGATAAGGAATGGGGAAAACCTATTGTTGATGATCAAAAACTTTTTGAGCTTCTTTGCTTAGAAAGTTATCAGTCAGGGCTTTCCTGGTTAACGGTTTTAAATAAGCGTCAGGCTTTTAATCGTGTTTTTCATAACTATGATATTGAGTGTGTTGCCCAGTTTAGCCTAAGTGAACTTGAAGAAGCGCTTCAAAATCCGGATATCATTCGTCACAAACTTAAACTAGAAGCAACTGTAAATAATGCCAAACAAGTACTTAAACTCCAAGATGCATTTGGCTCCCTATCCCAATATTTTTGGCATTTCTTTGACGGGAAGCCCTTGATAAATAACGTTCCCACATATAAGGACGTCCCATCATCAACAGACCTTTCTAAACAAATAGCAAAGGATTTAAAAAAGCGAGGGTTTAAATTTTTAGGCCCGACTACCATTTACTCATTTTTACAAGCCGCAGGATTTGTGAATGATCATGAAAATAACTGTGACTTCAAATAAATGAGTGGATTTGATTGACAAGACGAGAAAAACGTGTTAGTTTATAAACGAACATATTTTTGAGATTATTTTACGAATAGTAATATAGGTGAACCAATGAAAGCTGAATTGATTGCAGTAGGAACCGAAATCCTAACCGGGCAAATCACCAATACCAATGCCCAATTTTTATCTGAGAAACTAGCTGAACTAGGAATTGACGTGTATTTTCACACAGCAGTAGGAGACAATGAAAACCGCCTACTCTCAGTTCTAGACCAAGCTAGTAAACGTAGTGACTTAGTCATACTTTGTGGAGGACTTGGTCCTACTGAGGATGACTTAACCAAGCAAACACTGGCTAAGTTTTTAGGCAAAGAACTCATTTTTGATGAGGAGGCAAGTAAAAAATTGGACAGTTTCTTTGCTACTCGTCCTAAACACACACGAACGCCTAATAATGAACGTCAAGCGCAAATTGTTGAGGGGGCTATCCCTTTGCAAAATCCTACAGGTCTTGCAGTTGGAGGCGTCATTACTGCTCAAGGGGTGACCTATGTAGTCTTACCTGGTCCACCAAGTGAACTCAAACCTATGGTGAATCAGGAACTTGTTCCAGCACTTACTGAGAATCACGCAAGTCTTTATTCGAGAGTCCTAAGATTCTTTGGCGTTGGAGAAAGTCAATTGGTGACTATTCTGAAGGATTTTATTGTTAACCAAACAGATCCAACCATAGCTCCATACGCTAAAGTGGGGGAAGTAACACTTCGCTTGTCTACAAAGGCTTCTTCACGAGAAGAAGCAGATCAAAAACTAGATGTTTTAGAAAAACAAATTCGTTCTACTAAAACTCTAGATGGCAAATCCTTATCTGATTTTATTTATGGGTATGGAGAGTCTAATAGTTTAGCCTTTGAAGCTTTTCGTTTGCTTAAGAACCATGGCAAGACTATCACTGCAGCTGAAAGCCTAACAGCAGGTTTATTTCAGGCTAGTATTGCTGATTTTTCAGGAGCCTCACAAGTATTTAAAGGCGGCTTTGTTACTTACAGCATTGAAGAAAAATCTAAAATGTTGGATATTCCCTTGTCGCAACTAGAAAAACATGGTGTTGTCAGTCATTTTACTGCAGAAAAAATGGCTGAAGGTGCCCGAGCTAAAACAGATAGCGATTACGGAATTGCACTTACCGGTGTAGCTGGACCAGATTCATTAGAAGGACACCCAGCAGGTACAGTATTTATTGGTATTGCTGATAGGAATCAAGTAAGGTCAATCAAGGTTGTTATAGGTGGAAGAAGTCGTTCTGACGTTAGATATATTAGTACCCTCTATGCCTTTAACCTAGTTCGCCAAGCTTTATTACAAGAGACAACTTGATTTAAGTTTGTCTTTAACTATAGAAAGAAGAGGAAAATAAGTGGCTAAGAAAACAAAGAAAACAGAAGAAATTACAAAGAAATTTGGAGATGAGCGTCGTAAAGCACTTGATGATGCTTTGAAGAATATTGAAAAAGATTTTGGTAAGGGTGCGGTTATGCGTCTTGGTGAGCGTGCAGAGCAGAAGGTTCAGGTTATGAGCTCAGGCTCGCTAGCTTTGGATATTGCTCTTGGTGCAGGTGGTTATCCTAAAGGTCGTATTATCGAAATTTACGGACCAGAATCATCAGGTAAAACAACTGTAGCCCTCCATGCTGTTGCTCAGACACAAAAAGAAGGTGGAATTGCTGCCTTTATCGATGCAGAACATGCCCTTGACCCTGCTTATGCGGCAGCCCTAGGTGTTAATATCGATGAGCTTCTTTTATCACAACCTGATTCAGGTGAACAAGGTCTCGAAATTGCTGGTAAGCTGATTGACTCTGGTGCAGTTGATTTGGTTGTTGTTGACTCAGTTGCAGCCTTGGTACCTCGTGCAGAAATTGATGGAGATATTGGTGACAGTCATGTTGGGCTTCAAGCGCGTATGATGAGTCAAGCCATGCGTAAGCTATCTGCATCTATTAATAAAACAAAAACAATTGCTATCTTCATTAACCAATTGCGTGAAAAAGTTGGTATTATGTTTGGTAATCCAGAAACGACCCCTGGTGGACGTGCTCTGAAATTCTATGCATCAGTACGTCTTGATGTACGTGGAAATACGCAAATCAAAGGGACTGGTGATAAAAAAGATCAAAATGTTGGTAAGGAAACTAAAATCAAGGTTGTCAAAAACAAAGTTGCCCCACCATTTAAAGAAGCCTTTGTCGAAATTATGTATGGTGAAGGGATTTCACAAACAGGTGAGCTTGTAAAAATCGCTAGTGATTTAGGAATTATTCAAAAAGCCGGAGCATGGTTCTCATATAATGGAGAGAAGATTGGTCAAGGATCTGAAAATGCTAAAAAATATTTGGCAGATCATCCAGATATTTTTGAAGAAATTGATCATAAAGTACGTGTACACTATGGTTTGATTGAACCAGATGAAGAGGATAGTGTTGAAGAAACACAAGTTGAAGCAACATCTGATGAACTTGTTTTGGACCTTGATTCAACCATTGAAATTGAAGAATGAGTGTAAAAGAGCCGAAGAGCTCTTTTTCTCTTTTATTTAATCTAAGCAAAAAAAGATCTATGATAATTGAAAAAGTCCCCTTAGATTCAAAATAGGTCGCTAGACCGATTTCTTAAACTAAGGACAATGATAAGATAATAGTATCATGTGACAGAAAGAGAGAATTAACATGATTAAGATTTATACAATCTCAAGTTGTACAAGTTGTAAAAAAGCAAAAACATGGTTGAACAACCATCAACTTCCTTATAAAGAACAAAACCTTGGTAAAGAACCACTTACAAAAGAAGAAATCTTAAACATCCTATCAAAAACAGAGAATGGTGTTGAGAGCATTGTTTCATCAAAAAATCGCTATGCTAAAGCTTTAAATTGTGATATCGATGAGCTCAGTGTTAGTGAAGTGATTGATTTGATTCAAGAAAACCCAAGAATCTTGAAAAGTCCAATCTTAATTGATGATAAGAGATTGCAAGTGGGGTATAAAGAAGATGACATCCGTGCGTTCTTACCGCGCTCAATACGAAATGTCGAAAATTCACAAGCACGTATGCGAGCAGCTCTATAAAAAATGAAAAAGGAGATACTAGAGATCTTCTTTTTGCTTTCACTTATTGCATATAAAATAAGTATTGACATTGGTTCACAAACTTGATAGACTAATAAAGTCTCAAGGAAATTGTTCAGTAACTGAAAAAAGTTTGAAAAAAACTTTAAAAAAGTTATTGACAAGACAAGTGAGAGATGATATTATAAATAAGCTGCTTCGGAAGGGGCGGCCAACACGAGAAGTAAAAAAACTTCAAAAAAGTGTTGACAAGCTATTCTAGATTTGCTAGAATACAGGAGTTGTCTTAAGAGAGACAAAGACCTTTGAGAACTGAATAAGAAACCAAGTGCAGGGTTATGATAGAAGAAATTATAACCTGTCAATTTACAAGAATAAATCGTCAGAAGACGGTAATGAGTTAACGCTCGAACAATTATTAAATTTTTAATGAGAGTTTGATCCTGGCTCAGGACGAACGCTGGCGGCGTGCCTAATACATGCAAGTAGAACGCTGAAGAGAGGAGCTTGCTCTTCTTGGATGAGTTGCGAACGGGTGAGTAACGCGTAGGTAACCTGCCTTGTAGCGGGGGATAACTATTGGAAACGATAGCTAATACCGCATAACAATGGATGACACATGTCATTTATTTGAAAGGGGCAATTGCTCCACTACAAGATGGACCTGCGTTGTATTAGCTAGTAGGTGAGGTAACGGCTCACCTAGGCGACGATACATAGCCGACCTGAGAGGGTGATCGGCCACACTGGGACTGAGACACGGCCCAGACTCCTACGGGAGGCAGCAGTAGGGAATCTTCGGCAATGGGGGCAACCCTGACCGAGCAACGCCGCGTGAGTGAAGAAGGTTTTCGGATCGTAAAGCTCTGTTGTAAGTCAAGAACGAGTGTGAGAGTGGAAAGTTCACACTGTGACGGTAGCTTACCAGAAAGGGACGGCTAACTACGTGCCAGCAGCCGCGGTAATACGTAGGTCCCGAGCGTTGTCCGGATTTATTGGGCGTAAAGCGAGCGCAGGCGGTTTGATAAGTCTGAAGTTAAAGGCTGTGGCTCAACCATAGTTCGCTTTGGAAACTGTCAAACTTGAGTGCAGAAGGGGAGAGTGGAATTCCATGTGTAGCGGTGAAATGCGTAGATATATGGAGGAACACCGGTGGCGAAAGCGGCTCTCTGGTCTGTAACTGACGCTGAGGCTCGAAAGCGTGGGGAGCGAACAGGATTAGATACCCTGGTAGTCCACGCCGTAAACGATGAGTGCTAGGTGTTGGATCCTTTCCGGGATTCAGTGCCGCAGCTAACGCATTAAGCACTCCGCCTGGGGAGTACGACCGCAAGGTTGAAACTCAAAGGAATTGACGGGGGCCCGCACAAGCGGTGGAGCATGTGGTTTAATTCGAAGCAACGCGAAGAACCTTACCAGGTCTTGACATCCCGATGCTATTTCTAGAGATAGAAAGTTACTTCGGTACATCGGTGACAGGTGGTGCATGGTTGTCGTCAGCTCGTGTCGTGAGATGTTGGGTTAAGTCCCGCAACGAGCGCAACCCCTATTGTTAGTTGCCATCATTCAGTTGGGCACTCTAGCGAGACTGCCGGTAATAAACCGGAGGAAGGTGGGGATGACGTCAAATCATCATGCCCCTTATGACCTGGGCTACACACGTGCTACAATGGTTGGTACAACGAGTTGCGAGTCGGTGACGGCAAGCTAATCTCTTAAAGCCAATCTCAGTTCGGATTGTAGGCTGCAACTCGCCTACATGAAGTCGGAATCGCTAGTAATCGCGGATCAGCACGCCGCGGTGAATACGTTCCCGGGCCTTGTACACACCGCCCGTCACACCACGAGAGTTTGTAACACCCGAAGTCGGTGAGGTAACCTTTTGGAGCCAGCCGCCTAAGGTGGGATAG
The DNA window shown above is from Streptococcus salivarius and carries:
- the spx gene encoding transcriptional regulator Spx gives rise to the protein MIKIYTISSCTSCKKAKTWLNNHQLPYKEQNLGKEPLTKEEILNILSKTENGVESIVSSKNRYAKALNCDIDELSVSEVIDLIQENPRILKSPILIDDKRLQVGYKEDDIRAFLPRSIRNVENSQARMRAAL
- a CDS encoding competence/damage-inducible protein A yields the protein MKAELIAVGTEILTGQITNTNAQFLSEKLAELGIDVYFHTAVGDNENRLLSVLDQASKRSDLVILCGGLGPTEDDLTKQTLAKFLGKELIFDEEASKKLDSFFATRPKHTRTPNNERQAQIVEGAIPLQNPTGLAVGGVITAQGVTYVVLPGPPSELKPMVNQELVPALTENHASLYSRVLRFFGVGESQLVTILKDFIVNQTDPTIAPYAKVGEVTLRLSTKASSREEADQKLDVLEKQIRSTKTLDGKSLSDFIYGYGESNSLAFEAFRLLKNHGKTITAAESLTAGLFQASIADFSGASQVFKGGFVTYSIEEKSKMLDIPLSQLEKHGVVSHFTAEKMAEGARAKTDSDYGIALTGVAGPDSLEGHPAGTVFIGIADRNQVRSIKVVIGGRSRSDVRYISTLYAFNLVRQALLQETT
- the recA gene encoding recombinase RecA, with the protein product MAKKTKKTEEITKKFGDERRKALDDALKNIEKDFGKGAVMRLGERAEQKVQVMSSGSLALDIALGAGGYPKGRIIEIYGPESSGKTTVALHAVAQTQKEGGIAAFIDAEHALDPAYAAALGVNIDELLLSQPDSGEQGLEIAGKLIDSGAVDLVVVDSVAALVPRAEIDGDIGDSHVGLQARMMSQAMRKLSASINKTKTIAIFINQLREKVGIMFGNPETTPGGRALKFYASVRLDVRGNTQIKGTGDKKDQNVGKETKIKVVKNKVAPPFKEAFVEIMYGEGISQTGELVKIASDLGIIQKAGAWFSYNGEKIGQGSENAKKYLADHPDIFEEIDHKVRVHYGLIEPDEEDSVEETQVEATSDELVLDLDSTIEIEE
- the ruvA gene encoding Holliday junction branch migration protein RuvA; this translates as MYDYIKGTLVKITAKYIVIEANGLGYIVTVANPYSFSDQMNQTIQVYLHQVIRDDAHLLFGFHTEDEKEVFLKLISVSGIGPTTALAIVAVDDNQGLVAAIDNSDIKYLMKFPKIGKKTAQQMVLDLVGKFAELPTETTKTTPSQPEGNHQLDEAMEALLALGYKVAELKKIKAFFEGTNETAEQYIKSALKMLMK
- a CDS encoding DNA-3-methyladenine glycosylase I; protein product: MVNRCRWVPTDNKLYCDYHDKEWGKPIVDDQKLFELLCLESYQSGLSWLTVLNKRQAFNRVFHNYDIECVAQFSLSELEEALQNPDIIRHKLKLEATVNNAKQVLKLQDAFGSLSQYFWHFFDGKPLINNVPTYKDVPSSTDLSKQIAKDLKKRGFKFLGPTTIYSFLQAAGFVNDHENNCDFK